Proteins co-encoded in one Amia ocellicauda isolate fAmiCal2 chromosome 11, fAmiCal2.hap1, whole genome shotgun sequence genomic window:
- the tdh2 gene encoding L-threonine dehydrogenase 2, translated as MLSGVRLCVPSVSCSGTVVRLRGAARGMSWAPRHISVRNSIPSSSTAPESPRVLITGGLGQLGIGLARLLRKQYGTENVILSDIKKPSDEVYNSGPFVFADVMDYGNLRELVTNKRITWLVHYSALLSAVGEANVALARSVNITGLHNVLDLSLEHSLRLFVPSTIGAFGPTSPRDPAPDLCIQRPRTIYGVSKVHSELMGEYFHHKYSLDFRCLRYPGIISGDTEPGGGTTDYAVQIFHDALTSGRFECYLRADTRLPMMHISDCHRATLEFMQAPASQLSLRTYNIAAMSFTPEQLVAELLIHLPHLQVTYKPDPVRQAIADSWPMSFDDSNARRDWGWRPAFALAEMVTDMLSTIRVQKEGRHLQTS; from the exons ATGCTGTCCGGTGTGCGGCTGTGTGTGCCCTCCGTGAGCTGCAGCGGGACGGTCGTGCGGCTGAGAGGGGCAGCCCGGGGCATGAGCTGGGCACCCCGGCACATCAGCGTCCGAAACAGCATCCCCAGCAGCAGCACCGCGCCTGAGAGCCCCAGAGTGCTCATCACAG GTGGGCTGGGACAGTTGGGAATTGGACTAGCCCGTCTATTAAG AAAACAGTATGGGACAGAGAATGTCATCCTGTCTGACATTAAGAAGCCCTCCGATGAAGTGTACAACAGCG GTCCCTTTGTGTTCGCCGACGTAATGGACTACGGGAACCTAAGGGAACTAGTGACCAACAAACGCATCACCTGGCTGGTGCACTACAGCGCTCTGCTCAGCGCAGTGGGGGAAGCCAACGTGGCTCTGGCCCGCAGTGTAAACATAACAG GGCTTCACAATGTCCTAGACCTGTCTCTGGAGCACTCCCTCAGGTTGTTCGTGCCCAGCACCATAGGCGCCTTTGGTCCCACCTCCCCACGTGACCCTGCCCCGGACCTGTGTATCCAGAGGCCCCGCACCATCTACGGGGTGTCCAAGGTGCACAGTGAGCTGATGGGAGAG TATTTCCATCACAAGTACAGCCTGGACTTCCGCTGCCTGCGCTATCCCGGGATCATCTCTGGAGACACAGAGCCGGGAGGAGGAACAACAG ACTATGCGGTGCAGATCTTCCATGATGCCCTGACCAGCGGACGATTCGAGTGCTACCTGCGGGCAGACACACGGCTTCCCATGATGCACATCAGCGACTGCCACCGCGCCACGCTGGAGTTCATGCAGGCGCCGGCCTCCCAGCTCTCACTGCGCACCTACAACATCGCAGCCATGAGCTTCACGCCTGAGCAGCTGGTGGCAGAGTTACTGATACACCTGCCACACCTGCAGGTCACCTACAAACCCGACCCAGTCCGCCAGGCCATCG CCGACAGCTGGCCCATGAGCTTCGATGACAGCAACGCTCGGCGCGACTGGGGCTGGAGACCAGCGTTCGCACTGGCG